A window of the Planctomycetia bacterium genome harbors these coding sequences:
- the mutM gene encoding bifunctional DNA-formamidopyrimidine glycosylase/DNA-(apurinic or apyrimidinic site) lyase, whose amino-acid sequence MPELPEVETMRRGIAAVLGSVIGDVERFAPDYQPITIAPEWPKFCRRLRGKRIIGLSRAGKRVVLDLSGEHRLVIEPRMTGLVLVAEPPNQEHLRLRLSLRGGPVSHLMYWDRRGLGTVRLMTVGEFEERLGPEMLGPDALEITSTDLRERLCASRRAIKVALLDQRAVAGIGNLYASEILHLARVHPARRCDQVTRIQWEQVHIAMVKVLHEAILYEGSTLSDGTYRNALNKAGGYQNEHRVYDRAEKQCRTCGEAEIVRIVQAQRSTFFCPACQPKRAVGIKRRPR is encoded by the coding sequence ATGCCGGAGTTGCCGGAAGTCGAAACGATGCGGCGGGGGATCGCCGCGGTGTTGGGAAGTGTGATCGGCGACGTCGAACGCTTCGCGCCGGATTACCAGCCGATCACCATTGCCCCGGAGTGGCCGAAGTTTTGCCGGCGGCTGCGAGGGAAGCGGATCATTGGACTTTCCCGCGCCGGCAAGCGCGTCGTGCTGGATCTCTCCGGCGAACACCGGCTGGTGATCGAACCGCGGATGACGGGGCTGGTGCTGGTGGCCGAGCCGCCGAATCAGGAACACCTGCGGTTGCGCCTTTCGCTGCGCGGCGGACCCGTGTCGCACTTGATGTACTGGGACCGGCGCGGGCTTGGAACGGTGCGGTTGATGACCGTCGGCGAATTCGAGGAGCGCCTCGGGCCGGAAATGCTGGGGCCCGACGCCTTGGAGATCACGTCGACCGATCTGCGCGAGCGGCTTTGCGCAAGCCGCCGGGCGATCAAGGTCGCGCTCCTGGACCAGCGCGCCGTGGCCGGCATCGGCAATTTGTATGCGTCGGAGATTCTGCATCTGGCGCGAGTTCATCCCGCGCGGCGGTGCGACCAAGTCACGCGCATTCAGTGGGAACAGGTTCACATCGCGATGGTCAAGGTGCTGCACGAGGCGATCCTGTACGAAGGTTCGACGTTGTCCGACGGCACCTACCGCAACGCCCTTAACAAGGCCGGCGGGTATCAGAACGAGCACCGCGTGTATGATCGCGCCGAGAAGCAATGCCGTACCTGCGGCGAAGCAGAAATTGTCCGCATCGTCCAGGCGCAACGCTCGACGTTCTTCTGCCCCGCGTGCCAACCGAAACGCGCTGTGGGAATCAAGCGACGACCTCGTTGA